A single region of the Oncorhynchus kisutch isolate 150728-3 linkage group LG30, Okis_V2, whole genome shotgun sequence genome encodes:
- the LOC109874939 gene encoding peroxisomal biogenesis factor 19 codes for MASESAETLAEQDTELDELLDSALDDFEKTNPAPPAPVPAAAAAPPSAKGSEEKPPLLEDSQFFEALFEGEMASQAKEEWEKAMTELAQEEPELLQHFHKLSEAAGKVGTDVASQQEFTSCLKDTLSGLAKNADNLQSAGLAGEDLAKTLEGLGLDEGGQGGGEDGNILPIMQSIMQNLLSKEVLYPSLKEITEKYPEWLNSNRQSLPADQFQRYEQQHKVMGEICSQFEKEGERSGRDGENRFESILELMQQLQDLGQPPKELAGESPPGLNFDLESLNLPGASGAGAAEQCSIM; via the exons ATGGCGTCAGAATCAGCGGAAACGTTAGCCGAACAGGACACAGAACTGGACGAGTTATTGGACA GTGCACTCGATGACTTTGAAAAGACAAACCCAGCCCCCCCAGCCCCAGTTCCTGCTGCTGCCGCGGCTCCCCCATCAGCCAAGGGCAGTGAGGAGAAA CCCCCTCTACTGGAAGACAGTCAGTTCTTTGAGGCTCTGTTTGAAGGGGAGATGGCCTCTCAGGCgaaggaggagtgggagaaaGCCATGACTGAACTCGCACAGGAAGAACCTGAGCTGCTGCAACACTTTCACAAATTGTCAGAGGCAGCAGGGAAAGTTG GTACTGATGTAGCCTCCCAACAAGAATTCACTTCCTGTCTCAAAGACACCCTCAGCGGGTTGGCGAAAAATGCAGACAACTTACAG AGTGCAGGTTTGGCTGGAGAGGATCTAGCAAAGACTCTGGAAGGGCTGGGATTGGATGAGGGTGGACAGGGGGGCGGGGAAGATGGAAACATCTTGCCGATTATGCAGTCCATCATGCAGAATCTACTCTCCAAAGAAGTGCTCTACCCATCTCTCAAAGAGATCACTGAGAAG TATCCTGAGTGGTTGAACAGCAATCGCCAGTCCCTCCCGGCAGATCAGTTCCAGCGCTACGAACAGCAGCACAAGGTCATGGGAGAGATCTGCAGCCAGTttgagaaggagggagagcgaAGTGGAAGGGATGGGGAGAATCGCTTTGAGAGCATTCTGGAACTCATGCAGCAG CTACAAGACCTGGGCCAACCACCCAAAGAGCTGGCTGGTGAATCG ccACCTGGCCTGAACTTTGACCTGGAATCCCTGAATCTCCCAGGAGCCTCTGGGGCTGGAGCGGCAGAGCAGTGCTCAATCATGTGA